From Veillonella dispar, one genomic window encodes:
- the pta gene encoding phosphate acetyltransferase, with the protein MDLIQKLKDQVKPLGKKIVLPEYKDERVLKATEIILKEGFVTPVLVGNPAEIAEAAKAVDVSIEGAEIIDPANYDRYQEMVDTFVELRAKKGMTPEKADATMKGDCLFFGAMLVRLGAVDGMVAGSGCPTANVLRAALQVVGTKPGLKTVSSSMFMFTSKKEYGDDGMLVFSDCGVLPNPTSEQLADIAESTVEKARKVVGMADPRVSMLSFSTKGSASTPEVDKVVEAVNILKERNVDFKFDGELQLDASIVPSVAEKKAPGSDVAGKANILIFPDLQAANIGYKLVQRFSGADALGPLIQGLAKPVHDLSRGCSAQDVVDVAAIAAVESI; encoded by the coding sequence GTGGATTTAATTCAAAAATTAAAAGACCAAGTAAAACCATTAGGTAAAAAAATTGTGTTGCCAGAATACAAAGATGAACGCGTATTGAAAGCAACTGAAATCATTTTGAAAGAAGGTTTCGTAACACCTGTACTCGTTGGTAACCCTGCAGAAATCGCTGAAGCTGCTAAAGCTGTTGACGTGTCCATCGAAGGTGCTGAAATCATCGATCCAGCTAACTACGATCGTTACCAAGAAATGGTTGATACATTCGTAGAATTGCGCGCTAAAAAAGGCATGACTCCTGAAAAAGCTGACGCAACTATGAAAGGTGACTGCTTATTCTTCGGCGCTATGCTCGTTCGTCTTGGCGCAGTAGATGGCATGGTTGCTGGTTCCGGTTGCCCAACTGCAAACGTATTGCGTGCTGCATTACAAGTTGTAGGTACTAAACCAGGTCTTAAAACAGTATCTTCTTCTATGTTCATGTTCACAAGCAAAAAAGAATATGGCGACGACGGTATGCTCGTATTCTCCGACTGCGGCGTATTGCCTAACCCAACTAGCGAACAATTGGCTGATATCGCAGAATCCACTGTAGAAAAAGCTCGCAAAGTTGTTGGCATGGCTGACCCTCGCGTATCCATGTTGTCCTTCTCCACTAAAGGTTCCGCTTCCACTCCAGAAGTAGACAAAGTAGTAGAAGCTGTTAACATCTTGAAAGAACGCAATGTTGACTTCAAATTCGACGGCGAATTACAATTGGACGCTTCCATCGTTCCTTCCGTAGCAGAAAAGAAAGCTCCTGGCTCCGACGTAGCTGGTAAAGCTAACATCTTGATCTTCCCTGATCTTCAAGCTGCTAACATCGGTTACAAATTGGTACAACGCTTCTCCGGCGCTGACGCTCTTGGCCCATTGATTCAAGGTTTGGCTAAACCAGTTCATGACCTTTCCCGTGGCTGCTCTGCTCAAGACGTTGTAGACGTTGCTGCTATCGCTGCTGTTGAAAGCATCTAA
- a CDS encoding glutathione peroxidase gives MSVYQFSLPNKSGELQSLQNFEGKVLIVVNTASKCGFTHQYEGLEALYKKYNEQGLEIIAVPSNQFGEEEPGSNTEIQSFCKVNYGVTFTVMGKSDVRDESALDLFKYMIKEQPFKGFPPSDKTEMLTDYLNGIDPNYLKDDEVKWNFTKFVIDRKGNVVGRFEPVVKPMEMESFIKTLL, from the coding sequence ATGTCTGTATATCAATTTTCTCTGCCTAATAAGTCTGGTGAATTGCAATCGCTACAAAATTTTGAAGGCAAAGTTCTTATTGTTGTTAATACGGCAAGTAAGTGTGGATTTACTCACCAATATGAGGGGTTAGAGGCTCTTTATAAGAAATACAACGAACAAGGTTTAGAAATTATTGCGGTCCCTTCCAACCAGTTTGGCGAGGAAGAGCCTGGTTCTAATACCGAAATTCAATCCTTTTGCAAGGTAAATTATGGGGTTACTTTTACTGTGATGGGTAAATCTGATGTGCGTGATGAAAGTGCCTTGGATTTATTCAAATATATGATTAAAGAGCAACCATTTAAAGGGTTCCCGCCTAGTGATAAGACAGAAATGCTTACAGACTATCTCAATGGCATTGATCCTAACTATCTAAAGGACGATGAGGTAAAGTGGAACTTTACTAAGTTTGTTATAGATCGTAAAGGTAATGTGGTAGGGCGCTTTGAGCCTGTTGTAAAACCGATGGAAATGGAATCTTTTATTAAAACATTATTATGA
- a CDS encoding MBL fold metallo-hydrolase, whose translation MLNVTFLAHSGFLVDDGKRCYVFDYYKDPNNIVWQLAKRGRELWFFVSHVHADHFNPSITEFDGPQTRYICHQDVPLEGKVKKCITMRPGHDATLDDVGIHMYGSTDEGGSFYVKTNTANIDSDSIFHAGDLNWWHWLGDTPENNADAKRMAWREFKELDGLSVDVAMFPVDNRLEDAMEWGAIEFLRRVEVKKAFIPMHLNGPLWTPSVYFKALFGDVPVWEPQKEGDECTF comes from the coding sequence ATGTTAAATGTTACTTTTTTAGCGCATAGTGGCTTTCTTGTAGACGACGGTAAGCGTTGCTATGTGTTTGATTATTATAAAGATCCTAACAATATTGTTTGGCAATTAGCAAAGCGTGGTCGTGAGCTTTGGTTCTTTGTAAGCCATGTTCATGCGGATCATTTTAATCCATCCATTACAGAGTTTGATGGTCCTCAAACGCGCTACATTTGCCATCAAGATGTGCCCTTAGAAGGCAAGGTAAAGAAATGCATTACCATGCGTCCAGGTCATGATGCTACATTAGATGATGTAGGCATTCATATGTATGGTAGTACCGATGAAGGCGGTTCTTTCTACGTAAAGACAAATACTGCTAACATCGATTCTGATTCTATCTTCCACGCAGGTGACCTCAATTGGTGGCATTGGCTTGGTGACACGCCAGAGAATAATGCTGATGCAAAGCGCATGGCGTGGCGTGAGTTCAAAGAATTGGATGGTTTATCTGTCGATGTAGCGATGTTCCCTGTAGATAATCGTTTGGAAGACGCTATGGAGTGGGGCGCCATTGAGTTTTTGCGCCGTGTAGAGGTGAAAAAAGCTTTTATTCCGATGCATCTAAATGGACCACTATGGACACCATCTGTGTATTTTAAAGCTCTCTTCGGCGATGTCCCTGTATGGGAACCTCAAAAAGAAGGCGATGAATGCACATTTTAA
- a CDS encoding DUF445 family protein, translating into MMKTKPVATTLLVVMAIIFLISYPQRQDMFWAFIMHVSGAAMIGGLADWYAVTALFTKPLGIPFKTAILPRSKERLIQMGRTMLSEELLRVPQMYYAIKKERVMVRIIEYGMSDVGQDQMRDILYGVGNQVLSHMDIEPMRQEINKAIYKGVTNWKATPLVILFGRCMLERHTASIFWLYFNRTCQRVIASNQVYPYLYRVMLDIMKTYTKDSFFRELAIAFGGDGLSPERLVETVQKKAVQFLKDNESIDSDLGRYVWGQAIRFFNNLETNAEWQAFIEEHKDQWIKMVLEEWEGKLIDGDTVDWKRLMDIVIGRFNVLGTEILLNPDKQAPFERFFLLRSIPWLQKLNPLIDKVVGQELSRYSPDEITQIVRGKMYYDLQMVRINGSLVGAVLGGIFYGLYLLVEGVLK; encoded by the coding sequence ATGATGAAAACTAAACCAGTGGCAACCACCCTATTGGTTGTCATGGCTATTATATTTTTAATTTCATATCCACAACGGCAAGATATGTTTTGGGCATTTATCATGCACGTATCTGGGGCCGCTATGATCGGTGGCTTGGCGGATTGGTATGCGGTGACGGCGCTCTTTACAAAACCTTTGGGGATACCTTTTAAGACTGCTATCTTACCACGCAGTAAGGAACGTCTTATACAAATGGGGCGCACTATGCTCAGTGAAGAACTATTGCGCGTGCCTCAAATGTACTATGCCATCAAAAAAGAACGGGTTATGGTCCGCATTATTGAATATGGCATGAGCGATGTAGGACAAGACCAAATGCGGGATATTTTGTACGGTGTAGGCAATCAGGTCTTATCCCATATGGACATTGAACCGATGCGTCAGGAAATCAATAAAGCCATATATAAAGGCGTTACAAACTGGAAGGCGACACCGCTCGTTATCTTGTTTGGCCGATGTATGCTAGAACGCCATACGGCTAGCATTTTCTGGCTTTACTTTAATCGTACTTGTCAGCGCGTCATTGCATCAAATCAGGTATATCCGTATTTGTACCGCGTAATGTTAGACATTATGAAAACCTATACGAAGGATTCCTTCTTTCGTGAATTGGCTATTGCCTTTGGCGGGGATGGGCTTTCACCAGAACGATTGGTAGAAACAGTACAGAAAAAGGCTGTTCAATTCCTTAAGGATAATGAGTCCATCGACTCTGATTTAGGTCGTTACGTATGGGGCCAAGCCATTCGCTTCTTCAATAATTTGGAAACCAATGCAGAGTGGCAAGCTTTCATCGAAGAGCATAAGGATCAATGGATCAAGATGGTTCTCGAAGAATGGGAAGGCAAGCTCATCGATGGTGATACTGTGGACTGGAAACGTCTCATGGACATCGTTATCGGCCGCTTTAATGTGCTCGGTACAGAGATTTTGCTGAACCCAGACAAGCAAGCACCGTTTGAACGATTTTTCTTGTTACGCAGTATTCCGTGGTTACAAAAATTAAACCCTCTCATCGATAAGGTGGTAGGGCAAGAGTTATCTCGATATTCCCCTGATGAAATCACCCAAATTGTACGAGGCAAGATGTACTATGACCTTCAAATGGTTCGTATCAATGGTTCCCTCGTAGGGGCTGTTTTAGGCGGTATATTCTACGGTTTATATCTTTTAGTAGAGGGGGTGCTCAAATGA
- a CDS encoding ATP-binding protein — protein sequence MKLIQRQGYLDFLRRNRERPIIKVVSGIRRCGKSTLFRLFKDELLADNVKPEQIISINFEELEYEHLRDYHALYQYILERMQPDEMNYIFLDEIQHVDQFHRVVDSLFVKENTDLYITGSNAYFMSSDIATLLTGRYVEIQMLPLSFREFYHSKYDGNQYSLIPAYESYLRESSFPYTQQLGGEDFDIQEYLRGLYNTLLLHDVVARLKINDVTILQDMVRYIMANVGSLLSPNKIANSLVSAGRKIDNKIVERYLQGLQDSLLLYKVNRYDVRGKELLRINAKYYSVDVTLRNLLVGNASRDAGHILENIVFLELIRRGYTVYVGQLAKGEIDFVAQKAGVPEYYQVSETVLDPNTLSRELAPLEAVQDQYPKFLLTLDELNKNANYDGIQQRNVLEWLLESC from the coding sequence ATGAAATTAATTCAGCGCCAAGGATATCTAGATTTTTTACGGCGTAATCGAGAGCGGCCTATTATTAAGGTTGTTTCTGGAATACGTCGTTGTGGTAAATCTACATTGTTTAGGCTGTTTAAAGATGAGCTATTGGCAGATAATGTGAAGCCTGAACAGATTATTTCCATTAATTTTGAAGAATTGGAATACGAGCATTTGCGAGATTACCATGCGTTGTATCAATATATTTTAGAACGCATGCAGCCTGATGAAATGAACTATATTTTTCTTGATGAAATTCAACATGTAGATCAATTTCATCGTGTCGTAGATAGCCTGTTTGTAAAAGAAAATACAGATTTATATATTACGGGCTCCAATGCATATTTTATGTCTTCTGATATCGCTACATTATTGACTGGACGGTATGTAGAAATTCAGATGTTACCACTATCCTTTAGGGAGTTCTACCATAGTAAATATGATGGTAATCAATATTCTTTAATTCCTGCGTATGAGTCTTATCTTCGTGAAAGTTCATTCCCTTATACTCAGCAATTAGGAGGCGAAGATTTTGATATTCAGGAATATCTACGCGGTTTATACAATACATTGTTATTACATGATGTTGTAGCTCGATTAAAGATAAATGATGTTACCATTTTACAAGATATGGTGCGATATATTATGGCCAATGTGGGAAGCCTACTTTCACCCAATAAAATAGCTAACTCTCTTGTTAGTGCTGGTCGTAAAATTGACAACAAAATAGTAGAACGTTATTTGCAAGGCTTACAGGATAGCTTATTGCTGTATAAGGTAAATCGTTATGATGTGCGTGGAAAAGAATTGCTACGCATTAATGCAAAGTATTATAGTGTAGATGTAACATTGCGCAATTTATTAGTGGGAAATGCTAGTCGTGATGCGGGCCATATTTTAGAGAATATTGTTTTTCTTGAACTCATCCGTCGTGGCTATACAGTATATGTAGGCCAATTAGCTAAGGGCGAAATTGATTTTGTGGCACAAAAAGCAGGTGTTCCAGAATATTATCAAGTAAGTGAAACTGTACTAGATCCTAATACATTAAGCCGTGAACTTGCGCCTCTTGAGGCTGTACAAGATCAATATCCTAAGTTTTTGCTCACCTTGGATGAATTAAATAAAAATGCAAATTATGACGGAATTCAACAACGAAATGTTTTAGAATGGTTGTTAGAGAGCTGTTAA